A stretch of DNA from Methylogaea oryzae:
GCGGGCGATGTTGAGCAGCAGCTGTTTGGACAGGATATCCGTGGTGGCCCGGTCGTAGGCGATGACGGCCCGGTCCAGGGTGGCGGGCGACATGCAGCCCGTCAAGCCGACGGCGAACGCCCAGAGCGCCGCCCCGGCGAGGAGCTTGGACGAAGTCGGCGCGGGAAAGGCATTGGGTGGCATGGAATCGATTGCCTTGGGGGAGTTGGGTTGTCGCCGCGCCGGCGGGGAGTCGGCGCGTGGCGGCGGTACTGTAGCGTGCGCCATGCGTTCGATCAACGCGGGCGTTTCCCGCCTCCCCGGCGGTTGGTCGCGGTCAAACGCCCGACCATTCGTCCTTGCCCGTTTCCGCTACCGGCAGACGGGGGACGAACATGCGGTAAAGCACCGGCACTAGCAACAAGGTCATCAGCGTCGCGCTGAACAGGCCCCAGACGATGACGGTGGCCAGCGGGCGTTGCACGTCCGAGCCCAAGCCGGTGGCCAAGGAGGCCGGCACCAAGCCGAGTATGGCGACCAGCGAGGCGATGAGGATGGGGCGCAGGCAGCGGACCGCCCCTTGGCGTATGGCGTTCTCCAGCGTTTCGCCTTGCAAGCGCAGGTCGGTGATGGTGCGGACGATGAGCACGCCGTTCATGATCGACACGCCGAACACGGCGGCGAAGCCCACGCCGGAGGAGACGTTGATGTTCATGCCGCGCAAATAAAGGGCGACGGCGCCGCCGACGAAGGCGAAGGGGATCGCCAGCAGCAGGATCAGGGCCGCTCGCTGGGAAGTGAACATGGCCAGCAACAAGAGGTAAATAACGGTGATGGCCGTCGGCACCAGCAGCTTGAAATGCTGGCCGGCGCGTTTCAGGTTTTCGAACATGCCCAGCCAGGTGGCGCGGTAGCCGGGAGGGACTTGGATTTCCTGCGCGAACCGCCGCTGCGCCTCGGCGACGAAGCCGCCCTGGTCGCGGCCGACGATGTCGCTGCGCACGGTCAGGCGGCGGCGCCCGTCGGCGCGGGCGATCATGGTTTGGCCGTCGGCGATATCGATGCGGGCCACTTGCGCCAGGGGAATCGGCACACCGTCGGCGTTATAGACCGGCAGCCGGCCCAGGGCCTGGGGCGAGGCCAGGTGCTCCGGCGCGAAGCGGCTGACGATGTCGAAGCGGCGTTCCCCCTCGAACAGCGTGCCGATGGGCGCGCCGCCGATGGCGGTGTCGATCAGCAGGGTGACGTCCTCGATGCGGACGTTGTAGCGGGCGCACAAGGCGCGGTCGGGCTGGATCACCAGCTGCGGCTGCGGCCCTTCCTGCTCGATGCTCACGTCCATGGCGCCGGGCACTTGTTTCAGCAGGGTTTCGGCGCGGCGCGCCAAATCCAGCAGCACGTCGGAATCGGCGCCGGAGAATTCGATGGCCATGTTGGCCGAGGTGCCGTTGGCGTCCTCGGTGACGCTGTCGATGATGGGCTGGGTGAAATTGAAGCGGGTGGTGGGGAATTCGGCGCGGAAGCGCGCGCCTAAAGCGGCCACCAGTTCTTGCTTGCGATGGAACTGCGTCCAGGCGTCGCGCGGTTTCGGCCCCACCATCATCTCGATGCGGCTGGGCGGGTAGGGGTCGGTGCCGCTGTCGTTGCGGCCGGTCTGCACGGCGACGAAGTCGATATCGGGAAATTCCAGGGCGATTTCGCGCAAACGCCGGCCGAACTGGGAGGTCTGCTGCAGCGAGGTGCCTTCGGGGAAGTTGGCGCGCACCCAGGCGACGCCTTCGTCCATATAAGGCAGGAATTCGGAGCCCATGCGCGGCAGGACCAGGACGAATACCGCCAGCAGCAGCGCGCCCGCCCCGGCCACCGCCGTCCGGCGGTGGCGCATCAGCCAGGACAGCAGCGTCGAGTAGCGTCGAGCCAGCCAGATCAACAGCGGGTTTTCCCATTCCCGGTAGCCTTTGCGGAACAGCAGGGTGGCCAGCACCGGCACCACCAACAGCGCGAACAGCATGGCGCCGACCAGGGCGAAAACGATGGTCAGCGCCATGGGACGGAACAGCAAGCCTTCGATATGGGTGAGGGTCAGCAGCGGCAGGAAGGCGCCGACGATCATCAGGCCGGCGAAGAACACCGGCCGCTCCACTTCCAGGGCGGCGGCCAGCACCGTTTGGCCGACGCTGGGGCGGTCGGCCGGTGCTTCGTGCTCGCGTTCGTCCAAGCGCCGGGCGATGTTCTCCGCCATGATCACCGCGCCGTCGACGATGATGCCGAAATCGATGGCGCCGATGGACAGCAGGCCGATGGGGATGCCCGAGCCGTACATCAGCACCAGGGCGAACAGCAGGGAAAAAGGAATGGTGAGCGCGACCAGGGCGGCCAAGGACGGATGGCCGAGAAAGGCCAGCAGCACCAGCACCACCAGGCCGATCCCCAGGGTCACGCTGTGGCCCACGGTGTGCAGCGTGTTTTCGATCAAATGGCTGCGGTCGTAATAGGGCGACAAGCGCACGCCCTCCGGCAAGCCCTCGGCGTTGAGCTCTTCCACCGCCTGTTGGACGTTGGCCAGCACTTCCGAAGGGTTTTCGCCCTTGCGCAGCAGCACGATGCCTTCCACCGCTTCGTCGGTGAGGTTCTTGCTGAAAATGCCCGCGGGGATCTTGGCGTCCAGGCGGACTTGGGCGACGTCCCGCACGGTGATAGGCGTGCCGCCGATGGACTTGATGAAGATCGAGCCGATGTCTTCCTCGCTTTGCAACGCGCCGCGGCCGCGGATGACGAAGGACATGCTGCCGCGGGAAATGACGCTGCCGCCGGCGCTGGCGTTATTGGTCTGGATGGCGTCCACCACGTCGTTGACCGACAGGCCGAAGCGCAGCAGCTGCGCCGGGTCCAACAGCACGCCGTGCTGTTTGGC
This window harbors:
- a CDS encoding efflux RND transporter permease subunit, yielding MIPVLIRAALHYRWIVLIGTAALAALGLWSFSQMKIDAYPDISAQMVQVITTYPGRAPEEVERQVTIPVEIAMRNVPKVETIRSRTIFGLSVVQLIFEEGTESYWARQRVQEKLASLQLPDGAAADLGPLATAYGEMLRYELESDGRYDLMELRTLNDWVVIPRLLRASGVAEVSNFGGYAKQHGVLLDPAQLLRFGLSVNDVVDAIQTNNASAGGSVISRGSMSFVIRGRGALQSEEDIGSIFIKSIGGTPITVRDVAQVRLDAKIPAGIFSKNLTDEAVEGIVLLRKGENPSEVLANVQQAVEELNAEGLPEGVRLSPYYDRSHLIENTLHTVGHSVTLGIGLVVLVLLAFLGHPSLAALVALTIPFSLLFALVLMYGSGIPIGLLSIGAIDFGIIVDGAVIMAENIARRLDEREHEAPADRPSVGQTVLAAALEVERPVFFAGLMIVGAFLPLLTLTHIEGLLFRPMALTIVFALVGAMLFALLVVPVLATLLFRKGYREWENPLLIWLARRYSTLLSWLMRHRRTAVAGAGALLLAVFVLVLPRMGSEFLPYMDEGVAWVRANFPEGTSLQQTSQFGRRLREIALEFPDIDFVAVQTGRNDSGTDPYPPSRIEMMVGPKPRDAWTQFHRKQELVAALGARFRAEFPTTRFNFTQPIIDSVTEDANGTSANMAIEFSGADSDVLLDLARRAETLLKQVPGAMDVSIEQEGPQPQLVIQPDRALCARYNVRIEDVTLLIDTAIGGAPIGTLFEGERRFDIVSRFAPEHLASPQALGRLPVYNADGVPIPLAQVARIDIADGQTMIARADGRRRLTVRSDIVGRDQGGFVAEAQRRFAQEIQVPPGYRATWLGMFENLKRAGQHFKLLVPTAITVIYLLLLAMFTSQRAALILLLAIPFAFVGGAVALYLRGMNINVSSGVGFAAVFGVSIMNGVLIVRTITDLRLQGETLENAIRQGAVRCLRPILIASLVAILGLVPASLATGLGSDVQRPLATVIVWGLFSATLMTLLLVPVLYRMFVPRLPVAETGKDEWSGV